GCCGAAGAAGAACCTGTTCGCCGGCGACATGGTGTCGCTCACGCTCGCGTTCTCCGACGGTTCCGAGCTCGCGATCCTGGCGCCGGTGCGCCGCGACCCGCCGCAGCGCTGATGTCCGCCTCCCTCGCCGACCGCATCAAGGCCTGGCTGCAGCACCCGCTGCCGCACCATGCCATCTCGCGTCTGACCCACCGCCTCACGCGCGTGCGCCACCGCGGCCTCAAGGACTGGGCGATCCGGGACTTCGCGCGCCGCTTCGGCGTGGACATGAGCGAGGCCGTGCAGGCGGACCTCGGCGCCTATGAGCATTTCAATGCCTTCTTCACCCGGGCGCTGCATCCCCATGCGCGCCCTGTCGCCGCCGGCGCGAAGGACGTGGCCTGCCCCGTGGACGGGGCCGTGAGCCAGATCGGCGCGATCGAAAGCGGCCGAATCTTCCAGGCTAAGGGCCAGGCCTTCACCGCGCTGGAACTCCTCGGCGGCGATGCCGCAGCCGCAGCCCTGTTCGAGCATGGCAGCTTCGCCACGCTCTACCTCTCGCCGAAGGATTACCACCGCATCCACATGCCGCTGGACGGCACGCTCACCCGCATGACCCACGTGCCGGGACGCCTGTTCAGCGTGAACCCGCCCACCACCCGCGTGGTGCCGCGGCTGTTTGCCCGCAACGAGCGGGTCGCTTGCCTGTTCGACACGCCCGCCGGGCCCATGGCCCTGGTGATGGTGGGCGCACTGAACGTGGCCAGCATCGAGACGGTGTGGGCCGGCGAGGTGACTCCGCCCAAGGGCGGGAAGGTCAGGAGCTGGGATTACCAGGCAGGCGAGGTCAGACTAGCCAAGGGCGCCGAGGCGGGCCGCTTCAACATGGGTTCCACGGTGATCCTGCTGTTCGCCCAGGGCCGCATCCGCTGGGAACCTGGCTATCAGCCCGCCTCGTCCGTGCGCATGGGCCGGAAGATCGCCTCTATTATCTGAGGCTATCCAAGAAGACCTTCGCCAGAGCTTCCAACCCAGCCTGATCTTCCTTGTCGAAGCGCGCGAGCTTGGGGCTGTCCAGGTCCAGCACGCCCAGCACCTCGCCCTCGTGGATGAGCGGCACCACCAGCTCCGAGCGGGAATCCCCGTCGCAGAAGATATGGCCCGGGAAGGCGTTCACGTCCGGCACCAGCTGCGTCTCACGGGTCTTAGCGGCGGTGCCGCAGACGCCCTTGCCGAGGGCGATGTGCACGCAGGCAGGCTTGCCTTGGAATGGCCCCACCAGCAGTTCGTCGCCCTGCATGCCCTTGTTGATGAAGTAGAAACCCACCCAGTTCACGTCCGGCAGGCTGTGGTAGAGCAGCGCCGAGAAATTGGCGGCATTGGCCACGCGGTCATGCTCGTCGTGCAGCAGGCCCTTGGCCTGGGACAGGAGGTCCCCGTAGAGATCAGCCTTGCTATCCGCCTTCACCTTCTTCAGCTCGAAACTCATCTCTCTCTCCTCAGGCCCGGTCCGCCGGGAACGCGATCACTTCCTCTATAGACCGGGCACCGGCGGCGATCATTACCAACCGGTCGAAACCCAATGCTACGCCGGCGCAGTCCGGAAGACCTTGCTCCAAACCCGCCAACAGGCCCTCGTCCAGCGGCACCTCCATGAGGCCCTGGGCCTTGCGGTAGGCCCTATCCGCCTCGAAGCGGCGCCGCTGCTCGGCCGCGTCCGAGAGCTCGTGGAAGCCGTTCACCAGCTCCACGCCGCCGATGAAGGCCTCGAAGCGCTCCGCCACCGGCGGCTCGCCGGGCCACACCCGGGCCAGGGCAGCCTGGCTCGCCGGATAGTTATATATAAAGGTGAGGCGCCCCTTGCCGAGCGCCGGGTAGACCAGGTCCCCCGCCACCATGTCCAACCAGCCGTCGTAATCCAACTGGTCCTCGGCCGGCACCTGGCGTCCCGCGCGGTTCAAGGCGGCGATGCAGTCCTTGCTGCCGGCGGTGACCACATCAAAGCCCGCATGGGTCTGGAAGGCCTCCCGGTAGGTGAGGTATTCCGGCGGATCGAGTTCCGGCAGCAGCGCGCCGATCAGCTCCGCCACCTCCGCCATCAGCTGGTGATGGTCGAAACCGATCCGGTACCACTCCAGCATGGTGAACTCGGGGTTGTGCATGCGTCCCGCCTCGCCGCTGCGGAACACCTTGCAGAGCTGGTAGATATCGCCCACGCCTGCGGCGAGCAGGCGCTTCATGGGGAACTCCGGAGAAGTGTGAAGGTACAGATGACCCTTGCGGCCATCCTCGACACGGAAACTCTGGATGTGGCGGTCGGTGGCGCCTGCCCGGGACAGGGCCGGCGTATCCACTTCCAGCACGCCACGGGTGGAAAAGAAAGCGCGGAACTTCGTCAGAAGCTCCGCGCGCAGCTTGAGATTATCTAGCGAGGCTGTGGGCTGCCAGTCAGACATGACTGACGCGCGCGGGCTTACTTAGCCCGGGCGACATACTCCGCAGAACGGGTGTCGACTTTGATCAGGTCGCCTTCGTTGATGAACAGCGGCACCTTCACGGTGGCGCCGGTCTCCAGCTTGGCAGGCTTGCTGCCTCCGGTGACGGTGTCGCCGCGCGCGCCGGGATCCGTCTCGGTGACCTTGAGGATGGCGAAGATGGGCGCGGTCACGGCCAGGGGCTTGCCGTCCCACAGCATGATCTTGCAGAGCTCCTCGCCCTTCAGCCAGTTCTTGGCATCGCCCATGGCGACAGCGTCGGCGGCAAGCTGCTCGAAGTTCTCCGGATTCATGAAATGCCAGAACTGGCCATCGCCATACAGGTACTGCACGTCCAGCTCGGCGATGTCGGCGGCCTCGACGGTATCGCCGGACTTCAGGTTGCGCTCCAGCACCTTGCCGGTCTTGAGGTTGCGGATCTTGATCCGGTTGAAGGCCTGGCCCTTGCCGGGCTTCACGGCTTCGTTCTCGAGGATGGCATAGGGGTCGCCATCCATCATGATCTTGAGACCGGATTTGAATTCGCTGGTGCTGTAGCTGCTCATGGAGATATCCGCCAAGTGTTAAAATGGGCCCGGGCCGCCCCATATCGACAGGTGCCGCCCGAAAAAGCGCGTAATCATACCCTACCGCCCGTCTCCGGGCAGCCCCACGAACCACCCATGACCACCCGCTGGCAGACCGAGATGGCCGAAGCAGTGCGCGACCCCGCCGAGCTGCTGGCGCTGCTGGAACTGGACCCGCGCTGGCTCGAGCCCGCGCGCCGTGCCGCCGCGGGCTTTCCCCTGCGGGTGCCGCGCGCCTTCCTGGCGCGCATCGCCAAGGGCGACCCGGCCGACCCGCTGCTGCGCCAGGTGCTGCCCCTGGGCGAGGAGCTGGCAGCGGCTCCGGGCTACAGCCGCGACCCCGTGGGCGACCTGCCGAGCGTCGCCGCGAAGGGACTGCTCCACAAGTACCGTGGCCGGGTACTGCTCATCACCACGGGCGCCTGCGGCGTGCACTGCCGCTACTGCTTCCGCCGTCACTTCCCCTACGCCGAGGAGAACGCCCGCAGCGGCGAATGGAAGGAGGCGCTGGACTACCTCGCCGCCGACCGGAGCGTGCGCGAGGTGATCCTGAGCGGCGGCGATCCGCTGGCGCTCAGCGACGAGCGCCTGGCGGCCCTGGAGCGGTCGCTCTCGGCCATACCTCATATAAGGAGGTTGCGCATCCACACCCGCCAGCCGGTGGTGCTGCCGTCCCGCGTGGACGAGACGCTGCTCGGCTGGCTCGAGGCCTCGCGGCTGCAGAAGGTGATGGTGCTGCACGTGAACCACGCGCGCGAGATCGACGCCGCGGTGAAGGAAGCCTGCGCGCGGCTGCGCGGGGCCGGCGTCACGCTGCTCAACCAGACCGTACTGTTACGGAAGGTGAACGACTCGGCAGAAGCCCTGGAGGCATTGTCCGAGGCCTTGTTCGAAGCCCAGGTGCTGCCCTACTACCTCAACCTGCTTGATCCGGTGGAAGGCGCCGCGCACTTCGACGTGCCGGAAGCCGAGGCGTTGGCGCTCATGGACGCCATCCGCGCCCGCTTGCCTGGCTATCTCGTGCCCAAGCTGGTGCGGGAAGTGCCGGGGGCTCCGGCTAAAATGCCGGTGTTCCAGCCGGCGAGATAGCCATCGACCGTGACGGTAATCACGGCGCTCACTGGTAAAAGTGTCGTGGATGGGATAAAAATACCCTCCGCAACAAAGAGTTATCGGGTCTTCTAGGGAGTCCTCTTGTCGCCACGCAGCGTCCTGCCTGTCCTCGTCGTCGCGCCCTCGCAGAACGACGCGGAAACCCTCAACAGCACGCTGCGTAACGCGGGACACGCCGTCCGTCCCATCTGGGTGGCGAGCATCGACGCCGCCGAGAAGAGCATCAAGCAGCAGAAGCCCGACCTGATCCTCTGCTCCACCAGCGTGCCGGCGGCACCCTTCGCCGACGTGGTGCGCATGCGCGACATGACCTTGCCGAACGTGCCGATCATCGCCATCGGCGACAGCCTGAAGCCCATGATCGTGGCCGAGATCGTCAACACCGGCGCACGTGACCTCGTGTCCATGGCCCAGGTGGAGCATCTGCAGGCGGTGGTCTCGCGCGAGCTGGAGGTGCTGCAGCTGGCCCGCGACTTCGAGCAGGCCAGCATCAAGCTGCATGAGTACGAGAAGCGCATCAACCTGGTGGTGAAGGAGTCGAAGGACGCCATCAGCTACGTGCACGACGGCATCATCCTCTCCGCCAATCCCGCCTTCCTGGAGCTGTTCGGCCACAAGGAGAGCGCGGATATCGAGGGCACACCCATCCTGGAGTTGTTCGAGAGCGCATCGCAGGGCGCGCTCAAGGAGGCGCTCAAGATCGCCGGCAAGGACCAGGCCGTGGAACCGCTGGAAGTGAAGGGCCTTCCGGCGGAGGGCAAGCCCTTCAGCACCGTGCTCGAGTTCGCGAAGGTGGAGGTGGATGGCGAGCCAGCCATCGCCATCTCCATCCGCAGCGATGCCGGGGCGAAGGAGGCCCAGGCCAAGACCCAGCAGGCGCAGGAGCTCGCCATCAAGGTGCATACCAAGGCCCAGGAGAAGGCGGAAGGTTTCGCGCAGCAGATCGAGCAGCTCACCCAGCAGAACGAGCAGCTCACCCAGAAGCTCGCCGCCAGCGTGCAGCAGCTCACCAGTTTCCGCAACCTCGACCTGTTCACCGGCCTGCTGAACCGCAACCGCTTCCTGGAGGTGCTGAACCAGGCCATGCAGGAACCGCCCAAGGGCGCGGTGCGCGCGCTGGTCATCATCAAGCCGGACAAGTTCACCGCCGTGGCCGAGAAGGTGGGGGTGCTGGCGAGCGACAACATCATCAAGGCGCTCTCGGACCTGATCCGCAGCATGGGCGAGAAGGACGACCAGATAGCCCGCTTCGGCGGCACCGTGTTCATGGCCATGGTGACCCGCGCCAAGCTGCCGGAGGTCGCCGCCTGGGCCGACAAGCTGCGCACCACCGCCGCGAGCCGTATCTTCCAGGCGGGCGGCAAGTCCACCAGCCTGACCATCAGTCTCTCCTATGTGGAGATGGATGCTGCCCGCACCAACGCCGAGAAGCTGCTGGAGGACGCCGAGCAGGCGCACCGCACCGCGCTCCAGCAGGGCGGCAACAAGGTGGTGGGCTGGACGCCCCCGACCGTCGACGCCGAGGGCCGCGTCACCGATACCGAGTGGCAGCGCCGCTTCAACGAGGGCCTCAAGAACAACAAGTTCATCCTGGCTTTCCAGCCGGTGGCGAGCCTCACCGGCGAGGCCACCGACCTGCATGACGTGCTGGTGCGCATGCGCGGTGACAAGGACGAGGAGATACCGCCGAAGGACTTCCTGCCGGCGGCCGAGCGCATCGGCATGATGCCAGCCATCGACCGCTGGATCCTGGAGAACTCGG
This portion of the Gammaproteobacteria bacterium genome encodes:
- the epmB gene encoding EF-P beta-lysylation protein EpmB, whose amino-acid sequence is MTTRWQTEMAEAVRDPAELLALLELDPRWLEPARRAAAGFPLRVPRAFLARIAKGDPADPLLRQVLPLGEELAAAPGYSRDPVGDLPSVAAKGLLHKYRGRVLLITTGACGVHCRYCFRRHFPYAEENARSGEWKEALDYLAADRSVREVILSGGDPLALSDERLAALERSLSAIPHIRRLRIHTRQPVVLPSRVDETLLGWLEASRLQKVMVLHVNHAREIDAAVKEACARLRGAGVTLLNQTVLLRKVNDSAEALEALSEALFEAQVLPYYLNLLDPVEGAAHFDVPEAEALALMDAIRARLPGYLVPKLVREVPGAPAKMPVFQPAR
- a CDS encoding GAF domain-containing protein; translation: MSFELKKVKADSKADLYGDLLSQAKGLLHDEHDRVANAANFSALLYHSLPDVNWVGFYFINKGMQGDELLVGPFQGKPACVHIALGKGVCGTAAKTRETQLVPDVNAFPGHIFCDGDSRSELVVPLIHEGEVLGVLDLDSPKLARFDKEDQAGLEALAKVFLDSLR
- the efp gene encoding elongation factor P, translating into MSSYSTSEFKSGLKIMMDGDPYAILENEAVKPGKGQAFNRIKIRNLKTGKVLERNLKSGDTVEAADIAELDVQYLYGDGQFWHFMNPENFEQLAADAVAMGDAKNWLKGEELCKIMLWDGKPLAVTAPIFAILKVTETDPGARGDTVTGGSKPAKLETGATVKVPLFINEGDLIKVDTRSAEYVARAK
- the epmA gene encoding EF-P lysine aminoacylase EpmA, with the protein product MSDWQPTASLDNLKLRAELLTKFRAFFSTRGVLEVDTPALSRAGATDRHIQSFRVEDGRKGHLYLHTSPEFPMKRLLAAGVGDIYQLCKVFRSGEAGRMHNPEFTMLEWYRIGFDHHQLMAEVAELIGALLPELDPPEYLTYREAFQTHAGFDVVTAGSKDCIAALNRAGRQVPAEDQLDYDGWLDMVAGDLVYPALGKGRLTFIYNYPASQAALARVWPGEPPVAERFEAFIGGVELVNGFHELSDAAEQRRRFEADRAYRKAQGLMEVPLDEGLLAGLEQGLPDCAGVALGFDRLVMIAAGARSIEEVIAFPADRA
- a CDS encoding EAL domain-containing protein codes for the protein MSPRSVLPVLVVAPSQNDAETLNSTLRNAGHAVRPIWVASIDAAEKSIKQQKPDLILCSTSVPAAPFADVVRMRDMTLPNVPIIAIGDSLKPMIVAEIVNTGARDLVSMAQVEHLQAVVSRELEVLQLARDFEQASIKLHEYEKRINLVVKESKDAISYVHDGIILSANPAFLELFGHKESADIEGTPILELFESASQGALKEALKIAGKDQAVEPLEVKGLPAEGKPFSTVLEFAKVEVDGEPAIAISIRSDAGAKEAQAKTQQAQELAIKVHTKAQEKAEGFAQQIEQLTQQNEQLTQKLAASVQQLTSFRNLDLFTGLLNRNRFLEVLNQAMQEPPKGAVRALVIIKPDKFTAVAEKVGVLASDNIIKALSDLIRSMGEKDDQIARFGGTVFMAMVTRAKLPEVAAWADKLRTTAASRIFQAGGKSTSLTISLSYVEMDAARTNAEKLLEDAEQAHRTALQQGGNKVVGWTPPTVDAEGRVTDTEWQRRFNEGLKNNKFILAFQPVASLTGEATDLHDVLVRMRGDKDEEIPPKDFLPAAERIGMMPAIDRWILENSVRMLAERAKAGNKSSLFVRLSDQSLTDKGLLPWIEKLLAGVTGIAPGALIFEIPEKSAEKYLTDTSSFAESVQKLKCGFALEHFGIGHDPMHTLDLIKGVNYLKIDGSISAVLATDPKRSDMVKKIVEKAQGAGIKTVAERVEKPETMAVLYTLGIEFIQGNIVQEPEVVMTDARAPR
- the asd gene encoding archaetidylserine decarboxylase (Phosphatidylserine decarboxylase is synthesized as a single chain precursor. Generation of the pyruvoyl active site from a Ser is coupled to cleavage of a Gly-Ser bond between the larger (beta) and smaller (alpha chains). It is an integral membrane protein.) is translated as MSASLADRIKAWLQHPLPHHAISRLTHRLTRVRHRGLKDWAIRDFARRFGVDMSEAVQADLGAYEHFNAFFTRALHPHARPVAAGAKDVACPVDGAVSQIGAIESGRIFQAKGQAFTALELLGGDAAAAALFEHGSFATLYLSPKDYHRIHMPLDGTLTRMTHVPGRLFSVNPPTTRVVPRLFARNERVACLFDTPAGPMALVMVGALNVASIETVWAGEVTPPKGGKVRSWDYQAGEVRLAKGAEAGRFNMGSTVILLFAQGRIRWEPGYQPASSVRMGRKIASII